The proteins below are encoded in one region of Alistipes communis:
- a CDS encoding calcium/sodium antiporter has product MEYLYLLAGLVLILAGANYLTDGSVALAERFRVPGFLIGLTIVAVGTSTPELVVSFLSALEGQGDMAVGNVVGSNLFNVFIILGVCALIRPLPLTRQNIRRDLPVGVAASLVLCAVLADEVLDPTHPARIGRIEGLAMLLLYVLSVWTAARAARREQPAEETPAARPIAGWLMALMIVGGLAALVFGGEIFLHNAVAIARKLGVSESVIAITLVAGGTSLPELASSVVSVVKGRPDIALGNVVGSNIANILLILGLCSTVVPLTPGGIDAVTLGAVVLSSLLLFAAAFTFRRRALDRWEGVLFLAIYGAYLWWLLAK; this is encoded by the coding sequence ATGGAATACCTCTACCTCCTCGCAGGACTCGTTCTCATACTGGCCGGAGCCAACTACCTCACCGACGGATCGGTGGCGCTGGCCGAACGTTTCCGCGTACCGGGTTTCCTGATCGGACTGACGATCGTAGCCGTCGGCACCTCGACGCCCGAACTGGTCGTGAGTTTCCTTTCGGCCCTCGAAGGGCAGGGCGACATGGCCGTGGGCAACGTCGTGGGATCGAACCTCTTCAACGTCTTCATCATTCTGGGCGTCTGCGCCCTGATCCGCCCGCTGCCGCTCACGCGGCAGAACATCCGGCGCGACCTGCCCGTCGGCGTCGCGGCGTCGCTGGTGCTCTGCGCCGTGCTGGCCGACGAGGTGCTCGACCCGACGCATCCGGCACGCATCGGCCGCATCGAGGGACTCGCGATGCTGCTGCTCTATGTACTGAGCGTCTGGACGGCCGCCCGTGCAGCCCGCAGGGAGCAGCCGGCCGAAGAGACGCCCGCCGCACGGCCGATAGCCGGCTGGCTCATGGCGCTGATGATCGTCGGGGGACTGGCGGCGTTGGTCTTCGGCGGCGAAATCTTCCTCCACAACGCCGTGGCCATCGCCCGCAAGCTGGGCGTCAGCGAGTCGGTGATCGCCATTACGCTCGTGGCGGGCGGCACGTCGCTGCCCGAACTGGCCTCGTCGGTCGTCTCGGTCGTCAAGGGCCGGCCCGACATCGCGCTGGGCAACGTCGTGGGATCGAACATCGCCAACATCCTGCTCATCCTGGGGCTCTGCTCCACCGTCGTCCCGCTCACGCCGGGCGGCATCGACGCCGTGACGCTGGGTGCCGTCGTCCTCAGTTCGCTGCTCCTCTTCGCCGCCGCCTTCACCTTCCGCCGCCGTGCACTCGACCGTTGGGAAGGGGTGCTCTTCCTCGCTATTTACGGCGCCTACCTCTGGTGGCTGCTGGCCAAATAA
- the uvrC gene encoding excinuclease ABC subunit UvrC, with the protein MTPSDRNPLKEQVALLPLEPGVYQFLDRTGTVIYVGKAKSLRKRVSSYFMQNKEHPPKVRVLVRQIAEIRHIVVDSETDALLLENSLIKELQPRYNILLKDDKTYPWIVVRRENFPRIQSTRQLQRDGSQYFGPYSSVTMQHSILEFIREVIPLRTCSLNLAPEAIARGRYTVCLQYHLGNCKGPCIGAQSAEEYRQLLDMAVSVLKGDLRPVRAYLEGEMRRAAEALQFETAQRYKSRLAALENYSARSVIVSARIVDVDVFSLVEDDDAAYCNFLRIRNGSITAVSTVRLTPGVDTDRAQMLTLAIQHVVEQIAGGELAREVIVPFLPSATMLFDGVTFTVPRRGEKLDLLAFSERSARIYRAEQLKNMEIKNPERHTERLMNAMQRELRLPRQPRHIECFDNSNLQGTNPVASCVVFRDGRPSRKEYRHFNIKTVVGADDFASMREIVFRRYTRLMAEGQELPDLVIVDGGKGQLSNAYAVLCELGLEKQVPIVGLAKRLEEIYYPGDPMPYYLSRTGEPLKVVCHIRDEAHRFGITFHRQKRSNDFLRSELKGIAGIGPRTVETLLGHFRTVARIRNASDEELIELIGAARTQRLRKHFASS; encoded by the coding sequence ATGACTCCCTCCGACCGCAATCCGCTCAAAGAGCAGGTAGCGCTGCTGCCGCTCGAACCGGGGGTGTACCAATTCCTCGACCGGACGGGTACGGTCATCTACGTCGGCAAGGCCAAGAGCCTGCGCAAGCGCGTCTCCTCCTATTTCATGCAGAACAAGGAGCATCCCCCCAAGGTGCGGGTGCTGGTGCGCCAGATCGCCGAGATCCGCCACATCGTCGTCGACAGCGAAACCGACGCCCTGCTGCTCGAAAATTCGCTCATCAAGGAGCTGCAACCCCGCTACAACATCCTGCTCAAAGACGACAAGACCTACCCGTGGATCGTCGTGCGCCGCGAGAACTTCCCCCGCATCCAGTCCACGCGCCAGTTGCAGCGCGACGGCTCGCAATACTTCGGGCCCTACTCGTCGGTGACGATGCAGCACAGCATCCTGGAATTCATCCGCGAGGTGATCCCGCTGCGCACCTGCTCGCTCAATCTCGCTCCCGAAGCGATCGCGCGCGGCCGGTACACCGTCTGCCTGCAATACCACCTGGGCAACTGCAAGGGGCCGTGCATCGGCGCGCAGAGCGCCGAGGAGTACCGGCAACTGCTCGACATGGCCGTCTCGGTGCTCAAAGGCGACTTGCGCCCCGTGCGCGCCTACCTCGAAGGGGAGATGCGCCGCGCGGCCGAGGCGTTGCAGTTCGAGACGGCGCAGCGTTACAAATCGCGGCTCGCTGCATTGGAGAACTATTCGGCCCGTTCGGTCATCGTCAGCGCCCGCATCGTCGACGTCGACGTCTTCTCGCTCGTCGAGGACGACGATGCCGCCTACTGCAACTTCCTGCGCATCCGCAACGGTTCGATCACGGCCGTCTCGACCGTGCGGCTCACGCCGGGCGTCGATACCGACCGCGCGCAAATGCTGACGCTGGCCATTCAGCACGTCGTCGAGCAGATCGCCGGCGGCGAACTGGCGCGCGAAGTGATCGTCCCCTTCCTGCCGTCGGCTACGATGCTCTTCGACGGGGTGACCTTCACCGTACCCAGGCGGGGCGAAAAACTCGACCTGCTGGCTTTCTCCGAGCGCAGCGCCCGCATCTACCGCGCCGAGCAGCTCAAAAACATGGAGATCAAGAATCCCGAACGCCATACCGAACGGCTGATGAACGCCATGCAGAGGGAGCTGCGGCTGCCGCGGCAGCCGCGCCACATCGAGTGTTTCGACAACTCGAACCTGCAAGGAACGAACCCCGTCGCCTCGTGCGTGGTCTTCCGCGACGGCCGCCCCTCGCGCAAGGAGTACCGCCATTTCAACATCAAGACCGTCGTCGGAGCCGACGACTTCGCCTCGATGCGCGAGATCGTCTTCCGCCGCTACACGCGCCTCATGGCCGAGGGACAGGAGCTGCCCGACCTGGTGATCGTCGACGGCGGCAAGGGACAGCTCTCGAACGCCTATGCCGTCCTGTGCGAACTGGGACTCGAAAAACAGGTTCCGATCGTGGGACTGGCCAAACGGCTCGAAGAGATCTACTACCCGGGCGATCCGATGCCCTACTACCTCAGCCGCACGGGCGAACCGCTCAAAGTGGTGTGCCATATCCGCGACGAGGCGCACCGCTTCGGCATCACCTTCCACCGCCAGAAACGCAGCAACGACTTTCTCAGAAGCGAACTCAAAGGCATCGCCGGTATCGGCCCCCGCACAGTCGAGACGCTGCTCGGGCATTTCCGCACCGTCGCACGCATCCGCAACGCCTCCGACGAGGAACTCATCGAGCTGATCGGTGCGGCCAGGACGCAACGCCTGCGCAAGCACTTCGCATCCTCCTGA
- a CDS encoding tellurite resistance TerB family protein has translation MKTNELYLKTAFCCMACDGDIATEEIELIKEYVAAHPDLFADIDIEQTLNIYINAINRSGAHFLVAYIDELANDTLSENEKLEIIRLAISIIEADKNIEYSEVSFFKRIRTQFRTLSDEQILNILPGREIFMLPDNNEDKYDFGDFKFDNIKLSKFM, from the coding sequence ATGAAAACGAATGAATTATATTTGAAAACAGCTTTTTGCTGCATGGCATGCGATGGAGATATCGCCACAGAAGAAATAGAATTAATAAAAGAATATGTTGCTGCTCACCCTGACTTATTTGCCGATATAGATATTGAGCAAACTCTCAATATTTATATTAACGCCATAAATAGAAGTGGGGCGCATTTCTTAGTGGCATATATAGACGAGCTTGCCAACGATACATTATCAGAAAATGAGAAATTAGAAATAATTAGATTAGCAATATCTATCATTGAAGCAGACAAGAATATTGAATATTCAGAGGTGAGTTTCTTTAAGCGTATTCGCACTCAGTTTCGTACATTATCAGATGAACAGATTTTGAATATTCTCCCAGGACGGGAAATCTTCATGCTCCCTGATAACAATGAGGATAAATATGATTTTGGAGACTTCAAATTTGACAATATAAAATTATCAAAATTCATGTGA
- a CDS encoding AAA family ATPase, producing the protein MPTFSKKQRIGNYIVTFHVKDSKYAETYRVKDETGKNFFLKLFDYSKLHRTQFDEGGEILELSIVKNVHHPNILTLHDDGELICNGCKKAYAVYDYIVGETLAEKVNRERQCSLYDARQITLGILEGVRYLHTKPQPIMHNELTIQNIMLDLSKSIPTPKIIDFGYARYLQQSQRDFLTEGLNPFYMAPETFNGVFTAQSDLYSVGVLLYHILFGLPPHFIDLSPFQQDRNNLIDAILNERRKPLKVPEFSDTNLWSPIVEVINKALAENIDDRFKNAEEFIKALTGEIKICRNSSHSSPTQSRQLSKSSTRSGNGFADVAGMEMLKEQLRSDVIDLLKNPEQAKELGLALPNGLLFYGPPGCGKTYFAEKFAEEVGCNYMYIRCSDIASPYIHGGQDKIAAVFAEARKNAPTILFFDEIDAMLQSRSKQDNASMSGEVNEFLSQLNNCGIDGVIVIGATNKPNEIDDAALRAGRLEFKYYIPLPDFETRKALFRIHLKRRKVDLGIDYDKLAKLTDNYISADIKLIVDTAARFVFRNKLNRISLEVLENAIKITKPSVSLETIKSYEAIKAKFEPSNSEPTARRKIGF; encoded by the coding sequence ATGCCTACATTTAGCAAGAAACAACGCATAGGCAACTACATAGTAACCTTTCATGTAAAGGACAGTAAATACGCCGAAACATACAGGGTAAAAGATGAGACAGGGAAAAACTTTTTCCTAAAATTATTTGATTACTCGAAACTCCATCGCACACAATTCGATGAAGGAGGGGAAATTTTGGAGTTGTCTATAGTCAAAAATGTACATCATCCCAACATATTAACTCTTCATGATGATGGAGAGTTAATATGTAATGGGTGCAAGAAAGCATATGCAGTATATGACTATATTGTAGGTGAAACTCTTGCTGAAAAGGTGAATCGTGAGAGACAATGCTCGTTGTATGACGCCAGGCAAATTACATTAGGCATATTGGAAGGAGTTCGGTATCTTCACACGAAGCCTCAACCTATTATGCACAATGAATTAACCATTCAGAATATAATGCTGGACCTATCAAAGAGTATACCCACACCCAAAATTATTGATTTTGGGTATGCAAGATATCTCCAGCAAAGTCAACGTGATTTTTTAACGGAAGGACTTAATCCATTTTACATGGCTCCAGAAACATTTAATGGTGTTTTTACAGCACAAAGCGATTTGTACTCAGTTGGGGTGCTATTATACCATATATTGTTTGGATTGCCACCGCATTTTATAGATTTATCTCCGTTTCAGCAAGATCGTAACAACCTAATTGATGCCATCCTAAACGAGCGGCGCAAACCGCTTAAAGTACCAGAATTTAGTGATACCAATTTGTGGAGCCCAATAGTTGAGGTCATAAATAAGGCTCTTGCTGAAAATATCGATGACCGATTCAAGAATGCAGAAGAATTCATTAAGGCTTTAACAGGCGAAATAAAAATTTGTCGTAACTCTAGCCATAGTTCACCGACACAAAGTAGGCAATTGTCAAAATCATCGACTCGCTCCGGAAATGGTTTTGCGGATGTTGCTGGCATGGAGATGCTCAAGGAACAATTACGTTCAGATGTGATTGATTTGCTGAAAAATCCCGAGCAAGCGAAGGAATTGGGGCTGGCTTTGCCAAATGGATTACTTTTCTACGGTCCTCCCGGATGTGGAAAAACATATTTTGCCGAAAAATTTGCAGAAGAGGTCGGTTGTAATTATATGTACATACGATGCTCAGATATAGCCTCTCCATATATCCATGGAGGTCAAGACAAGATTGCGGCGGTATTCGCAGAGGCTAGAAAAAATGCCCCAACAATATTGTTCTTTGACGAAATTGATGCAATGTTACAAAGTCGTAGCAAACAGGACAATGCAAGTATGTCGGGAGAGGTTAATGAATTTCTATCACAACTTAACAACTGTGGAATAGATGGTGTAATTGTTATTGGAGCAACCAATAAGCCAAACGAAATAGATGACGCTGCATTAAGAGCTGGTCGGTTGGAATTTAAATATTACATTCCACTACCAGACTTTGAGACTCGCAAAGCTTTATTTAGAATTCATCTAAAAAGGCGAAAAGTAGACCTTGGCATTGACTATGACAAATTGGCCAAATTAACAGATAATTATATATCGGCCGATATAAAATTAATCGTTGATACTGCCGCTCGATTCGTTTTTAGGAATAAGCTAAACCGCATATCATTAGAAGTCTTGGAAAATGCCATTAAAATAACAAAACCAAGTGTATCTTTGGAGACAATTAAAAGCTATGAAGCTATCAAGGCTAAATTTGAGCCCTCAAATTCTGAACCAACTGCAAGAAGAAAAATTGGATTTTAG
- a CDS encoding Hsp70 family protein, translated as MVQVKMRYGIDLGTTNSAICKIENGEPVIRKTDTLKDTLPSCVSYTKKRIIRVGDSAYNDLRQDKSKATKKWSRGEENVYIEFKRTMGSSTQYMSSYMGRGFSSEELSAEVLKTLRSFITEESITSAVITIPAKFKTDQIAATKRAATLAGITHCELLQEPIAASMAYGLSTTKKDGYWMVFDFGGGTFDAALLKVEEGIMQVVDTEGDNYLGGKNLDYAIVDGIIIPYLKEHFSIDCILADDSKREILRDAMKFYAEQAKNQLSFKPKCDITSQLDEFGDDDEGNELELDMIITEEQLKPVVAPIFQKAIDICKQLISRNNLAGKLDTLILVGGPTYSPVLRQMLREQITPNVDTSIDPMTAVARGAALYASGIDCEATTESKSGFIALEVQYESNTVETLEFVTVKASSKDSSMPLPSQLYIELIRGDKAWSSGKVEINEIGDVIECQLIEGKANTFAIVAYDNSGNIIPCFPNEITIVQGTKIGNAVLPYNIGIEVHDEIIDKDVFMPLTGLEKNQQIPAVGVKNGLKTPKQIRPGMAADRLIIPIYLGEFNAEGTSAIHNDHVCNVEINGDDVPALIPMNSDIDIIIKVDRSQMMRLEATFPVIGETIEKEIEIGQRDGVHIQELTQRLNEAMAQLNRFKEQSGISDAEINDADAIITDVYKRFDNEKNSEDGKMHLLADLRRAFIALERVEKNHEWDTLETEIREEFDRLEKANNDLGNKHDEAIESLRKQADEAITRKDVQYGRIVLKQIHEQFFAVTYIYQIIGFIHHHSQSFGTLKWKDPMQARSLLNIGLQIIQNNPTAEELLPIVRAVIDLLDIPENEKPTIGSL; from the coding sequence ATGGTACAAGTTAAAATGCGATATGGAATTGATTTGGGAACAACCAATTCTGCAATCTGTAAAATAGAAAATGGAGAGCCTGTCATTAGAAAAACAGACACATTAAAAGACACTCTTCCTTCATGTGTTTCTTATACTAAAAAAAGAATTATCCGAGTCGGAGATAGTGCATATAACGATTTACGCCAAGATAAGTCTAAAGCCACAAAAAAATGGTCTAGAGGTGAAGAAAATGTATACATTGAGTTTAAGCGAACAATGGGTTCTTCAACCCAATATATGAGTTCGTATATGGGGCGCGGTTTTTCTTCGGAGGAGCTTTCGGCCGAGGTGCTTAAAACGTTGCGTTCTTTCATCACAGAAGAAAGTATAACATCGGCCGTCATAACTATCCCTGCGAAATTCAAAACAGACCAGATTGCAGCAACAAAACGAGCTGCAACATTGGCGGGTATTACACATTGCGAACTCCTGCAGGAGCCTATTGCTGCCTCTATGGCATACGGGCTTAGTACAACCAAAAAAGACGGCTATTGGATGGTATTCGACTTTGGTGGCGGAACTTTTGACGCTGCCCTATTAAAGGTTGAGGAGGGCATCATGCAAGTCGTTGACACTGAAGGTGACAATTATCTGGGCGGAAAGAATCTAGACTATGCGATTGTTGATGGAATTATTATTCCATACTTGAAAGAACATTTTTCGATTGACTGCATTCTTGCAGACGATTCCAAACGAGAGATTCTGCGAGATGCCATGAAATTCTACGCTGAACAGGCAAAAAATCAACTATCATTTAAGCCTAAATGTGACATCACATCACAATTAGATGAATTCGGCGATGATGATGAAGGGAATGAATTGGAACTGGATATGATCATCACGGAGGAACAACTTAAGCCGGTAGTTGCTCCTATTTTCCAGAAAGCCATAGACATATGCAAACAACTTATCAGCAGAAATAATCTTGCTGGTAAATTGGATACCCTTATTCTTGTTGGTGGTCCTACATACTCACCCGTACTCAGACAGATGCTTCGTGAGCAGATAACTCCGAATGTGGATACAAGCATTGATCCGATGACTGCGGTCGCTCGAGGTGCTGCATTATATGCTTCTGGTATTGACTGCGAGGCCACGACTGAATCTAAATCAGGGTTCATTGCTCTTGAAGTGCAATACGAATCAAATACGGTGGAGACACTCGAATTTGTAACGGTCAAGGCCTCGTCAAAAGATTCGTCAATGCCTCTACCTTCTCAATTATATATTGAATTGATCCGAGGGGATAAAGCATGGTCAAGCGGCAAAGTCGAAATTAATGAAATTGGAGATGTCATAGAATGCCAACTCATAGAAGGGAAAGCTAACACATTTGCTATTGTTGCGTATGATAATAGCGGCAATATTATTCCGTGTTTCCCCAATGAGATCACAATCGTACAGGGAACGAAAATAGGCAATGCAGTTCTTCCATATAATATTGGCATTGAAGTACATGACGAAATAATTGACAAAGACGTGTTCATGCCATTAACTGGACTGGAGAAAAATCAACAGATACCTGCCGTTGGGGTTAAAAATGGGCTCAAAACGCCTAAACAAATTCGTCCGGGTATGGCAGCCGACAGATTAATCATTCCTATCTATTTGGGTGAATTTAATGCGGAAGGGACAAGCGCCATACATAATGATCATGTCTGCAACGTGGAGATCAACGGAGATGATGTTCCTGCGCTTATACCAATGAATAGCGATATTGATATCATTATCAAAGTCGACAGATCGCAAATGATGCGATTGGAGGCAACATTCCCTGTCATTGGTGAAACTATTGAAAAAGAGATTGAAATTGGTCAGCGCGATGGCGTTCATATTCAAGAATTAACCCAACGCTTAAATGAGGCCATGGCTCAACTGAACCGATTTAAAGAACAATCAGGTATTAGTGATGCGGAAATTAACGATGCAGATGCTATTATTACGGATGTTTACAAGCGTTTTGACAATGAAAAAAACAGCGAGGACGGGAAGATGCACTTGCTCGCAGATTTGAGACGTGCATTTATTGCACTGGAACGTGTCGAGAAAAATCACGAATGGGATACTTTGGAAACGGAAATACGAGAAGAATTTGATAGGCTTGAAAAGGCGAACAATGATTTAGGCAACAAACACGATGAGGCCATCGAGAGCTTACGCAAACAAGCCGATGAGGCCATAACCAGAAAGGACGTACAATACGGTAGAATTGTTCTGAAGCAGATTCACGAGCAGTTTTTTGCAGTGACATATATCTATCAAATTATCGGATTTATCCATCATCACTCTCAATCGTTTGGAACATTGAAATGGAAGGATCCCATGCAGGCGAGGTCGCTTTTAAACATAGGTCTGCAAATTATACAAAACAACCCAACCGCGGAAGAACTGTTACCCATTGTCCGGGCGGTAATAGATCTTCTCGATATACCGGAAAACGAAAAGCCAACCATAGGTTCATTATAA
- a CDS encoding CFI-box-CTERM domain-containing protein: MLKLIEANPFRTLGVYSNASLKEITANKTKLAAYSKVGKVITFPSDLQQLLGAISRTGDSILNAEHELTLPINKAKYALFWFINATPIDKMALDYLQNGDVNKAMELFGKKATYSALINLSVLHLINNNLGAAIGCVSFFVKDSDAVNAFIMAIGGNTMPISASDLWKMYMDVLLTNWKPKAILDAVQACAGDTIYIKDKVLSEYMQKIRSEIAVAKKVNSQDAIASYAAGKNLISKTRIPFAALKRLMSANLQYQVIADELAEQILQCGINYFNNSNDSDDVDKALELQEYALNIAVSKLVKDRCKKNVDILNKRKEQEKIGADVEYVANELRRFKDKYATISAASELVSNCRPHLQVIANNLGKDNELYLQISTAVANNALGMLVSVINREQNSASQNISALESLKDSVDRAMSVMLTIRTLDMSSAERARLATNKQTLSEMRDQISAAVNKINSLKRQLENYSSQASSSSSSSGCYIATMVYGDYDHPQVLVLRDFRDQILQKHRLGRAFIRFYYRYSPTWVEHMKDKKRINKIIRSLLDKFIKIYNNEKN; this comes from the coding sequence ATGTTAAAATTGATTGAGGCAAATCCATTCCGAACCTTGGGCGTGTATTCTAATGCATCCTTAAAAGAGATTACGGCCAATAAAACTAAACTGGCGGCATATTCAAAGGTGGGAAAAGTTATTACATTTCCATCTGACCTTCAGCAGTTATTAGGAGCAATCTCTCGAACTGGTGATAGTATTCTTAATGCAGAACATGAGTTAACGCTGCCGATTAATAAAGCAAAATATGCATTATTCTGGTTTATTAATGCAACTCCAATAGATAAAATGGCTTTGGATTATCTCCAAAATGGAGATGTCAATAAGGCTATGGAATTGTTTGGTAAAAAAGCAACATATTCAGCGTTAATAAATTTGTCAGTGTTGCACTTAATCAACAACAACCTAGGAGCTGCTATTGGGTGCGTGTCATTTTTCGTGAAAGACAGCGACGCTGTTAATGCTTTCATTATGGCAATCGGTGGTAATACTATGCCAATATCCGCATCTGACTTGTGGAAAATGTACATGGATGTTTTATTGACCAATTGGAAACCTAAAGCAATATTAGACGCAGTTCAAGCATGTGCAGGCGACACAATCTATATTAAGGATAAGGTGCTATCGGAGTATATGCAAAAAATCAGGAGCGAGATTGCTGTTGCAAAGAAAGTGAATAGCCAAGATGCAATAGCTTCATATGCGGCTGGTAAAAATCTAATTAGCAAAACGCGCATTCCATTTGCTGCGCTAAAGCGCTTGATGTCAGCAAATCTTCAATATCAAGTTATCGCGGATGAATTAGCAGAGCAGATTCTACAATGTGGAATTAATTATTTCAACAACTCCAATGACTCCGATGATGTCGACAAAGCCCTGGAGTTGCAAGAATATGCCTTAAACATTGCAGTATCAAAATTAGTTAAAGACCGATGCAAAAAAAATGTTGACATACTGAATAAGAGAAAAGAGCAGGAAAAAATAGGTGCAGATGTAGAGTATGTTGCAAATGAGTTAAGAAGATTTAAAGATAAATATGCGACTATCAGTGCCGCCAGCGAATTGGTATCCAACTGCCGCCCTCATCTCCAAGTCATAGCCAATAATCTTGGCAAGGATAACGAATTGTATCTTCAAATATCAACCGCTGTTGCCAACAACGCATTGGGAATGTTAGTGTCTGTTATAAACAGAGAGCAAAATTCAGCTAGCCAAAATATCTCCGCTTTGGAATCACTAAAGGATTCGGTGGATCGAGCAATGTCTGTTATGTTGACAATAAGAACACTCGATATGTCTTCTGCAGAACGCGCTCGTCTTGCAACCAACAAACAAACGTTGTCTGAAATGAGGGATCAAATTTCAGCTGCTGTTAATAAAATCAATAGTCTTAAACGACAATTAGAGAATTATAGCAGCCAGGCATCCTCTTCGTCAAGCAGTAGTGGTTGTTATATCGCAACAATGGTTTATGGAGACTACGATCATCCTCAAGTTCTCGTATTGCGAGATTTCCGAGATCAAATTTTACAAAAGCACCGATTGGGGCGAGCATTTATACGTTTTTATTATCGATACTCCCCCACATGGGTTGAGCATATGAAGGACAAAAAGAGAATCAATAAAATAATACGAAGTCTCCTGGATAAATTTATAAAGATATACAATAATGAAAAAAATTAG